In Helianthus annuus cultivar XRQ/B chromosome 3, HanXRQr2.0-SUNRISE, whole genome shotgun sequence, a single window of DNA contains:
- the LOC110928680 gene encoding probable 6-phosphogluconolactonase 4, chloroplastic: MAPTTVRKFESEEQVSVALASYIHHLSAKFISAYGTFSVVLSGGTLIDTLRKLTEPPYISSIDWSKWLIFFLDERVVPLDHPDSNYKLAYDGFLSKVPIPASNIFSIKEKLSPEEAADEYEQRLKHLVANNTLKTSPTTGFAKFDLMLVGMGPEGHVASLFCWYFQRFEKTKWVTFITDSPKPPPPRITFTLPLINSADHIAMVVTGEDAADAVKVALGKHAADYYPLPVQKVSPEENLTWFLDKEAASEL; this comes from the exons ATGGCGCCAACTACTGTTAGGAAATTCGAATCGGAGGAACAAGTATCGGTCGCTCTTGCGAGCTATATCCACCATCTCTCGGCTAAATTCATCAGCGCTTATGGCACTTTCTCGGTCGTGCTCTCTGGCGGTACTCTAATCGATACTCTCAG GAAATTAACGGAGCCTCCGTACATTAGCTCAATTGATTGGTCGAAATGGTTGATCTTCTTCCTTGATGAACGAGTTGTTCCTCTCGATCATCCTGATTCCAATTACAAACTCGCTTACGACGGATTTCTCAGTAAG GTACCAATACCGGCATCTAACATCTTCTCCATCAAAGAAAAACTATCACCCGAGGAAGCAGCGGACGAATATGAGCAACGGCTTAAACACTTGGTAGCAAACAATACACTAAAAACATCACCAACTACAGGTTTTGCTAAATTCGACCTGATGTTAGTCGGAATGGGTCCAGAAGGCCACGTTGCATCGCTCTTCTGCTGGTATTTTCAGCGGTTTGAGAAGACAAAATGGGTGACTTTCATAACAGATTCACCCAAACCACCACCTCCTAGGATCACTTTCACTTTACCATTGATCAATTCTGCTGATCATATCGCAATGGTAGTGACTGGAGAAGATGCAGCCGATGCAGTGAAGGTGGCATTGGGGAAACATGCTGCTGATTATTACCCGTTGCCGGTGCAGAAGGTTTCACCTGAAGAAAATCTCACATGGTTCTTGGATAAAGAGGCTGCTTCAGAGCTTTAA
- the LOC110928681 gene encoding probable 6-phosphogluconolactonase 4, chloroplastic, with protein MAPKVLRFPSEEATAIALANYIADLSAKSIAAHGSFSVVLSGGTLFDTTRKLLEPPYIKSIDWSKWLIFFLDERVVPLDHPDSNYKLAYDGFLSKVPIPKSNIYPIKENLSPEEAAEEYEQRLKQLVANNTLKTSPTTGFAKFDLMLVGMGPDGHVASLFCWHFQRFEKQKWVTFITDSPKPPPPRITFTFPLINSASEIALVVVGEEKADAVKVALGEHASYGYPLPVQKVSPEGNLTWFLDNGATSRL; from the exons ATGGCGCCTAAAGTCCTGAGATTCCCATCGGAAGAAGCCACCGCCATTGCTCTAGCTAACTACATAGCCGATCTGTCTGCGAAATCTATCGCCGCACACGGCTCCTTCTCCGTCGTGCTCTCCGGCGGTACTTTATTCGATACCACCAG GAAGTTACTGGAGCCTCCGTATATTAAGTCGATAGATTGGTCGAAATGGTTGATATTCTTTTTGGATGAACGTGTTGTTCCTCTTGATCATCCTGATTCAAATTATAAGCTTGCTTATGATGGATTTCTCAGTAAG GTACCAATACCCAAATCTAACATCTATCCCATCAAAGAAAACCTGTCACCCGAGGAAGCAGCCGAAGAATACGAGCAGCGACTAAAACAATTAGTAGCAAACAATACGCTAAAAACATCACCAACTACAGGGTTTGCTAAATTCGATTTGATGTTAGTTGGAATGGGTCCAGACGGGCACGTTGCATCTCTATTCTGCTGGCATTTTCAGCGATTCGAGAAGCAAAAATGGGTGACTTTTATTACAGATTCACCCAAACCGCCACCTCCTAGAATCACTTTTACTTTCCCTCTAATCAATTCAGCATCGGAAATCGCGTTGGTGGTGGTTGGTGAAGAGAAAGCGGATGCGGTGAAGGTGGCGTTGGGTGAACATGCTTCGTATGGTTACCCGTTGCCTGTGCAGAAGGTCTCACCTGAAGGAAATCTCACATGGTTTTTGGACAATGGTGCTACTTCGCGGCTGTAA